A region of Thermococcus piezophilus DNA encodes the following proteins:
- a CDS encoding potassium channel family protein, translating to MIPVPLVRRLLKLKIRVSRNKLLLIATVVLGLALAFAGLFMYLEGVDFFTAFYWAIITMATIGYGDIIPQTEAGRIVAMIAAVAGISTFTALVSILAEYFISSSLRRMTGMHRVRYSGHYVIIGQGSSVPSCVSELMSAISSGDADARPIVVVLPCEEERKKLELPEEVEVLIGDPTNRETLERAKVGDASYVILSLEDDSKSVFTTLMIKRISDAKVFVEALKPESVELLKQAGADRVITSRSLAGRLLASSVFEPEVVDVIDDLTTTSRGYDISTIVRKNLWGVPYIEAFQKLYSEGYFLVGYYTDRAILGPNLNEPIPEGAKLLVIRSVVSTGKG from the coding sequence ATGATTCCAGTACCCCTCGTTAGAAGACTCTTGAAGCTCAAGATTCGGGTGAGCAGGAACAAGCTTCTCCTAATTGCTACTGTGGTTCTGGGACTGGCGTTAGCTTTTGCGGGTCTGTTCATGTATTTGGAGGGTGTGGACTTCTTTACTGCGTTCTACTGGGCAATAATAACCATGGCCACGATCGGCTATGGGGACATAATCCCCCAAACCGAAGCCGGCCGGATAGTAGCTATGATAGCCGCTGTCGCTGGAATCTCGACTTTCACCGCCCTGGTTTCCATTCTAGCTGAATATTTCATTTCATCGTCTTTGAGGAGGATGACGGGCATGCATCGCGTAAGGTATTCTGGACATTACGTTATCATAGGTCAGGGAAGTAGCGTTCCCAGCTGTGTGAGTGAGCTCATGTCGGCGATTTCCTCTGGAGATGCTGATGCAAGACCAATAGTCGTTGTTCTCCCCTGTGAAGAGGAGCGCAAAAAACTGGAACTTCCGGAAGAGGTGGAGGTTCTCATCGGGGATCCCACGAATAGAGAGACTCTTGAGAGGGCCAAGGTAGGGGATGCGTCCTATGTGATACTTTCCCTCGAGGACGACTCGAAGTCTGTCTTCACAACCCTAATGATAAAGCGCATATCTGATGCAAAAGTCTTCGTGGAAGCACTGAAGCCAGAGAGCGTCGAGCTGCTTAAGCAGGCAGGTGCCGACAGGGTTATAACAAGCAGGAGCCTCGCGGGCAGACTTTTAGCGAGTTCAGTCTTCGAACCAGAAGTCGTTGATGTCATAGATGACCTGACGACCACCTCCAGGGGCTATGACATATCCACTATTGTAAGGAAGAACCTCTGGGGTGTTCCATACATCGAGGCGTTTCAGAAGCTTTATTCGGAGGGCTACTTCCTCGTCGGTTACTACACTGATAGGGCTATCCTCGGACCGAATCTCAATGAACCCATCCCGGAAGGGGCAAAACTGCTCGTGATAAGGAGTGTTGTTTCCACTGGAAAAGGCTGA
- a CDS encoding ORC1-type DNA replication protein — protein sequence MDDNYLDSIFEKYLHAKKIFKNKEVLRHSYTPRELPHRREQIENLAHILVPVLRGETPSNVFVYGKTGTGKTVTIKFVTEELKKISQKYNVPVDVIYVNCEIVDTQYRVLANIVNHFREESGVEVPLVGWPTDEVYSKLKVVIDAKERFVIIVLDEIDKLIKKSGDDILYSLTRINTELHRAKVSIIGISNDLKFKDYLDPRVLSSLSEEEVVFPPYDANQLRDILMQRAKDAFNEGVLDDSVVPLCAALAAREHGDARRALDLLRVAGEIAEREGASKVTERHVWKAQEKIEQDTMEEVIKTLPLHSKVLLYAIVLLDENGELPANTGDVYSVYKSLCDHIDLEPLTQRRVSDLINELDMLGIINAKVVSKGRYGRTKEIRLNVTPYKVKNIYRHDHQLQTVLTISMSRQRRLL from the coding sequence ATGGACGACAATTACCTTGATTCAATCTTCGAGAAGTATCTTCATGCCAAGAAGATTTTCAAAAATAAGGAGGTTTTAAGGCATAGCTATACGCCCAGAGAGCTTCCTCACAGGCGTGAACAGATTGAGAACCTTGCGCACATTCTCGTTCCGGTTCTTAGAGGTGAAACTCCTTCCAACGTTTTCGTCTACGGCAAAACCGGTACTGGTAAGACCGTCACCATAAAGTTCGTCACAGAGGAGCTGAAGAAGATATCCCAAAAGTACAACGTTCCCGTTGATGTTATCTATGTCAACTGTGAGATAGTCGACACACAGTACCGTGTTCTTGCCAACATAGTGAACCACTTCCGCGAGGAGAGTGGCGTTGAAGTTCCGCTCGTAGGATGGCCGACCGATGAGGTGTACTCCAAGCTCAAGGTGGTCATAGATGCCAAAGAGCGCTTCGTCATCATAGTCCTCGATGAGATTGACAAACTCATCAAAAAGAGCGGTGACGATATTCTTTACTCTCTCACGAGGATAAACACCGAACTTCACCGGGCGAAGGTTAGCATAATTGGCATATCCAACGACCTCAAGTTCAAGGACTACCTGGACCCGCGCGTTCTTTCAAGTCTAAGCGAGGAGGAGGTTGTCTTCCCACCTTACGACGCCAATCAGCTGCGGGATATACTCATGCAGCGTGCTAAGGATGCCTTTAACGAAGGTGTTCTCGATGACAGTGTAGTTCCCCTCTGTGCTGCCTTGGCAGCCCGCGAGCACGGTGATGCAAGGCGCGCCCTTGACCTGCTCCGCGTCGCTGGAGAAATAGCCGAGCGCGAAGGGGCGAGCAAGGTAACCGAGCGCCACGTCTGGAAGGCCCAAGAGAAGATAGAGCAGGACACCATGGAGGAGGTCATAAAGACCCTTCCGCTCCACTCAAAGGTTCTCCTCTATGCTATCGTTCTCCTGGACGAGAACGGCGAGCTGCCCGCAAACACTGGCGACGTCTATTCTGTCTACAAGTCCCTCTGCGACCACATAGACCTTGAACCGCTAACTCAGAGGCGCGTGAGTGATTTAATAAATGAACTAGATATGCTCGGCATCATAAACGCCAAGGTCGTCAGCAAGGGCCGCTATGGTAGAACCAAGGAGATAAGGCTCAACGTAACTCCTTATAAGGTCAAGAACATATACCGTCATGATCACCAGCTCCAGACGGTGCTCACTATAAGCATGTCCCGCCAGAGGAGGTTGCTCTGA
- a CDS encoding DNA-binding protein — protein sequence MEDIENQVLSWLRDGDDNAKDIVDLPWVIKNVGQNAYVAEHPHMPFGLIVMFSNDFVHLIVPLRLETISMTKDERLKIYHTLLLLNDRVNLMKFTLSGMNDEIYLRVDLDKKSLGKAEFNDALTSLLVGLQSAVEALGLEEAFARDVFDRIVWMIFERLQKGATREELLRFLVVKVGMPEADAKRLLKEIFEAQEEANSRELDNTIYL from the coding sequence GTGGAAGATATTGAGAATCAAGTTCTCAGCTGGCTTAGGGATGGTGACGACAACGCTAAGGACATTGTGGATCTTCCCTGGGTCATAAAAAACGTCGGTCAGAACGCTTACGTTGCTGAGCATCCCCATATGCCATTTGGCCTTATCGTGATGTTCTCTAATGACTTTGTCCATCTGATAGTTCCTCTTCGTCTTGAGACCATTTCCATGACGAAAGACGAGCGCTTGAAGATTTACCACACACTTCTCCTGCTCAATGATAGAGTCAACCTAATGAAATTCACACTCTCCGGGATGAACGATGAGATATACCTCCGTGTGGACCTCGACAAGAAATCCCTGGGTAAGGCCGAGTTCAATGATGCCTTGACGTCACTTCTGGTAGGTCTTCAATCGGCCGTCGAGGCCCTTGGCTTAGAGGAGGCCTTTGCCAGGGATGTGTTTGATCGCATTGTCTGGATGATCTTCGAGAGGCTTCAGAAAGGGGCTACACGGGAAGAACTTCTCCGCTTCCTGGTGGTTAAAGTCGGAATGCCTGAAGCCGATGCCAAACGGCTGCTCAAAGAGATATTCGAGGCCCAGGAAGAGGCTAACTCTCGTGAACTGGACAACACAATATATCTCTGA
- the radA gene encoding DNA repair and recombination protein RadA, with protein MPKKKKAEDEIKELEEFEELDVVGESSSSSTKKKQKEIKTLEDLPGVGPATAEKLREAGYDSIEAIAVASPMELKEIAGISEGAALKIIQAAREAANIGTFMRADEYMEKRRTIGKISTGSKSLDKLVGGGIETQAITEVFGEFGSGKTQLAHTLAVMVQLPPEEGGLQGSVIWIDTENTFRPERIRQIAENRGLDPEEVLKNIYVARAFNSNHQMLLVERAEEIIKEKAETERPVKLIVIDSLMAHFRSEYIGRGTLAERQQKLAKHLADLHRIADLYDIAVFVTNQVQAKPDAFFGDPTRPVGGHILAHSATLRIYLRKGKAGKRVARLIDSPHLPEGEAIFRITDKGVED; from the coding sequence ATGCCGAAGAAAAAGAAGGCTGAGGATGAAATAAAAGAGCTCGAGGAGTTTGAGGAGCTCGACGTTGTTGGAGAGTCATCATCAAGCTCAACCAAGAAGAAGCAGAAAGAGATTAAAACGTTAGAGGATCTTCCTGGCGTTGGTCCCGCTACTGCCGAGAAGCTCCGCGAGGCTGGCTACGACAGCATTGAGGCTATAGCCGTTGCATCTCCGATGGAGCTTAAGGAGATAGCCGGTATAAGCGAGGGGGCGGCACTTAAGATAATCCAAGCTGCCAGAGAGGCAGCTAACATAGGAACCTTCATGCGCGCTGACGAGTACATGGAAAAGCGGAGGACCATAGGCAAGATATCCACCGGAAGCAAGAGCCTCGATAAGCTGGTCGGAGGTGGTATAGAAACCCAGGCCATAACCGAGGTCTTCGGTGAGTTTGGAAGCGGTAAGACCCAGCTGGCCCACACTCTGGCAGTAATGGTTCAGCTTCCGCCAGAGGAAGGTGGACTTCAAGGTTCAGTCATCTGGATAGACACGGAGAACACTTTCAGGCCCGAGAGAATACGGCAGATTGCTGAAAACCGCGGTCTCGATCCGGAGGAGGTCCTCAAGAACATCTATGTTGCAAGGGCATTCAACAGCAACCACCAGATGCTTCTTGTCGAGAGGGCAGAGGAGATAATCAAGGAGAAAGCCGAGACTGAGAGGCCCGTCAAGCTGATCGTCATAGATTCGCTTATGGCCCACTTCAGAAGTGAGTACATTGGAAGGGGAACTCTTGCCGAGAGGCAGCAGAAGCTGGCAAAGCACTTAGCAGACCTTCACCGCATCGCTGACCTCTACGACATAGCAGTCTTCGTCACCAACCAGGTCCAGGCGAAACCTGACGCCTTTTTCGGCGATCCGACGAGGCCCGTTGGAGGTCATATACTCGCACACTCCGCGACGCTGAGGATATACCTCAGGAAGGGCAAGGCTGGAAAGCGCGTCGCCAGGCTTATAGACAGCCCGCACCTGCCCGAGGGAGAGGCTATATTCCGCATCACCGACAAGGGCGTCGAGGACTGA